A region of the Gemmatimonadota bacterium genome:
CTGACCGGCGTAATCGGCGTAATCGGCGTAGCCCCGCGGAACCCGATTCCATCAACTAAATCGACGCCCCGGGATCGTCTGAGCCGGCCGTATACCGGTCACGGCCGCCGGTCCTAGAGCATCACGCCCCCCACCAGATTGTTCCCCGCGTAGACGCCGCGGTAGAGCGTCTGGCGCAGGGGCGGCATGGAGGCGAGCAGCTCCGGATCGGGATCCCAATTGTGCCACCTGGAGTTGACGGAGTTATAGCAGCTGAAAATGGCGACGCGCGGATACTTCTCGCTGACCCACGGCCTTCCGCTGTGCGTCAGGGCCTCGGTGAAGAACATCAGCGATCCAGCCGGACAGGTATATGTATCCCAGATCGGCGAGTCCGGCGACTGGATGGAGGACGGCGTGGGAAAGACGGACTTGTGGCTGCCGGTTACCAGGAGCGTGCCGTTCCCCTCCTCCACCGGGTTCAACTCCCAGACCACCCGGGTCAGCGCGGAGTTGGCCTTCCCGGGAATGCAGTGGTAGAGATGGGAGTCGCCGGGGAGCCGCAGCATGCCGTTCCCGTTGTGGGGCCCGAACTCGCCGTCGCCGGCTTCCCGGTAGAACAGCGTGGCCGATTCCTGTCTGAAACCGTAGCAGATCTGGTTGGACAGGCCGGGATAGGCCAGGAATTCGTTCATGAACCCCACCACCCGCGGATGATCCGTCAGGCTTTGCAGCGGACCGCCGAGCGCCGACCGCTCCCGTTCGGGAATGGACTCCGGGTCATGGTGCAGCTGCAGGCAGAATGCCCGCATCTCCGCACATTCGGCTTCGGAAAGCACCCCGGGGATCAAAAGCCAGCCGTCCTTGTCGAACAGGTACTTCTGTTCGTCTGTCGGCGGGACCACCTCCTTGCCGTCGGCATTCACCCGGGTCAGATCGGCCTGGGATTCATCCAGGCGCGCGCCCAGGTTCTTGTCGATGATAAACGCTCCGTTGGATGACATGCGTATTCCTCCCTGTGGTTGATTTGAGAAGCGCGGTCAGTCACCGTCTGATCCGACGGTGTCGAATTCGATTCCCTGGGCCAGCGGGAGATCGGTGGACCAGTTGACGGTATTGGTCTGGCGGCGCATGTAGGCTTTCCAGGCGTCCGAGCCCGATTCGCGGCCGCCTCCCGTCTCCTTCTCGCCCCCGAAGGCCCCGCCGATCTCGGCGCCCGACGTACCGATGTTCACGTTCGCGATGCCGCAGTCCGATCCCGTCGCGGAGAGAAAGCGCTCCGCCTCGCGCAGGCTGTCGGTAAAGATGGCGCTGGAAAGACCCTGGGGCACGTCGTTGTGCAGATCAATGGCCTCGTCCAGGGTTTCATACTCCAGGATATACAGGATCGGGGCGAAGGTCTCCTGTTTCACGATAGCCGACTGGGCGGGCATGCGGATGATCGTCGGTTCGACGAAGTTCGGTCCCAGGTCCGGACGGTGTTTCCCGCCGGTGACGACCTCTCCGCCCTCGGTCTTCGCCTGCTCGATGGCCTGCATCATGTCGTCCACGGCGTCGACCGTGACCAGCGGTCCCATGAGCGTGCCGTCGTCGATGGGATCTCCCATCGGCACCTGCGCGTAGGCGCGGGCCAGTCGATTGATCAGCGTCGTCGTCAAGCTTTTGTGCCCGATGATGCGACGCGTCGAGGTACACCGCTGTCCCGCCGTCCCTACGGCGCCGAATACGATGCCGGGCACGGCCAGCTCGAGGTCGGCGTTTTCGGTGACGACGATCGCGTTGTTGCCGCCCAGTTCCAGTATGCTGCGGCCGAACCGGGAAGCGACCCGTGCGGCCACGGTCCGGCCCGTCGCGGTCGAACCCGTAAAGGATACGAGCGGTATGCGTTCGTCATCGAGGATGAGGTTGCCCACGTCGCTGCCGCGGCCGATGGCCAGGTTGAACACGCCGTCCACCCCGTGGTCGGCCATGACCCGGTTGCACAGGTGCTGCGTGGCCACGGCCGTCAGCGGCGTCTGCCCGCTCGGTTTCCATACGGTGACGTCGCCGCACACCGAGGCCAGGGAAGCATTCCACGACCAGACCGCCACTGGGAAATTGAAGGCGGTGATGATGCCGATCACGCCCAGGGGGTGCCACTGCTCGCTCATGCGGTGACTCGGCCGCTCGCTCGCGATGGTCAGTCCATACAACTGGCGCGAAAGGCCGACGGCGAAATCACAGATGTCGATCATCTCCTGGACTTCTCCCATGCCCTCCACGCGGATCTTCCCCATCTCCAGGGAGACGAGTTCACCCAGCGGTTCCTTGTACGCCCGCAGGATGTTGCCCAGGTCCCTGACCATGTCGCCCCGCTTCGGCGCGGGCAGCGCTCGCCAGGTATCGAAGGCGGCGCGGGCGTGTTCGATCACCCGGTCATAGACCTCGGGCGTCGCCTGCCGCACGCCCGCGATCGGCTCGCCCGTCGTCGGGTTGTACGACGTCAGGATGGGCCCCTCCCCGTGAATCCAGCCGTCCATCCCCGTACAGGCTCCGGCGTTCAAAGCCTCGATATTCAGTTTCTCAAGCAGTGCCTTCATCTTCGATGCTCCAGTTTGATCTGTGTTAGAAGAAACCCTCGGCGGCGCGCCTGGTTCACACGAAATCCTCGGCGTCCCGGTCCAGCCGCCTGATCTTCCCCATGTACGCCGTGACGCGCCGGTCGGTTTCGTGAGGATAGTCGAAATCCAACCCGTCGGCGACGGTGACGGCAAGACGCCGGAACAGCCGGATCGCATTGAACAGGGCGTCCCAGTTCTGATCCAGGTCCGCACCCGAATACGTGGATTCGATTTCCGCCCATGTCCCGGGGTCCAGGTAGCGCTTGAACCAGCGGCCGTGTTTGTTGGTCGTAACCGACCAGTCGTTTTTCATGCCGATATGCCATTCGATGACTTTTTCAAGAAAGGGGGAATGAACCTTTCTGTTCATGTGCTTCGCCCAGTAGAGTTCGTCACGCCACAGGGCCTTGGCTACGTAGATGATGTCCCACCAGAAATCGGCCACCAGTTCGTCGTATTCGTCCTTCGACGGCCTTTGAACGTGGTAGGCGCTGTGATAGGGCAATATGGGATTATGTACGATCCGGTCCTTGTCCAGCAGCACTCGGTAAGGTTCGGGCTCGCCGTTGAGGTCGTGCATGGACTCAACGTCCGCGACGCTCCAGTCGATCCGGACGCCATCGTCATAAATTACCATGCGGCCTATTCTGCCATCATCGAACTGCGTTGGCAAGGTCGGCGAGCGCGTCATCACGGATCCGAACGCTTCCAGCCAGATGTCGTCCCGTTTGTAGGGCTCCGGGTCCGTGACGTACACGATCACGTCGTAGTCCGACAACAAATCGACCTGGTCGTTTCCATCGACCCGGCCACTCGACAGGACCAGCCCCCTGATCTGATCGTCCGCTTCCGCCCAGCGTTGTATCTGATCGAGGACTTCCGACGCCTTTCGCATGCCCTGTTCTCCGTTGATCCATCCGCCGACCCGCGGTCCCCGCTTGCCGAAGGACAAGGCGGCCGGACCGTCAACCCGTTTCCAGCCGGACTTCCGTAACCCTCGGGGTGCTTCCGCCGTTTTTAGCGCCCAGCGCGAGCCGGTACTGGACCCATGTTCCCGCGTCCGCGACCCGTACCGGCTGGGGCGTCTCGTACCAGGTGCCCGCTCCCCCGGCGCCATGCCAGGCCGATCGTGCAAGCGCCTCCTCCGAGTCCGCCCACCGGACCTGGGCGCGCACCCAGGTGCCCGGTCCGCATTCCGCTTCCCAGTCGATGCCGGTCATGGCCTGTCCCCGGGATATCTCGTGCGGAGCCGAGACATAGTATTCTTCAGGCCCCGCGTCCAACAGGTTGCCCGTCTGCACGGCGGTCATGCCGTGAGGGCCCATCGTGGGCAGCCGGGTGACCCGCCTGGCGTCGAACCCGTCGGGACCGTTCCACCAGACGGCGGAATGGCCGACGTGGTCGCCCTCGACCTTGTGATAGGCGATGGCGAGGTCGGCGCGGCCGTCACCGTCGAAGTCCGCGGCTACGCAGCCCGACGCGGAATGGGTGAACAGCCGGGTGCGGTCGTCGGCGGAGAATCCCCGGCCGGCACGGTTCCAGTAGATGTAGGAATCGATGTCCCGCACGCGGTTATCGTGGTAGGAGCAGACGAAGAGGTCGAGCAGGCCGTCCCCGTTGAAGTCCATGATGGACATGGCGTTCACCGCGTTGGACGGCAGGAGGGTGCGGCGGTCCTCGCGAAGCCCGTCGGGACCATTCCAGTAGATGTGCACGAAAGAGTCATGGGGCGCTCCGATCGACGGTTCGTGTCCGCCGATGACCAGGTCGGGATACCCGTTCCCGCTGAGGTCCGCCGCCCGGGCGCAGGCGCCGTGCCACACGGAAAGCGCCTGGCACCGGTCCATGCTGAAGCCTTCCGGGCCGCCCCAAAGGATGAAGCTGTAGTCGTCGGCGATCTGTGGCACGACCAGGTCGAGCCAGCCGTCGCCGTCCAGGTCGACGAGGAAGATCCAGCGCGGATCCTTGTACACGACGCCCTCGTATTCGAGCCGGATGCGCTCCGTTCGGCCGGCGTCGAAGCCGTCCCGTCCGCCGTAGAAGATGACGATATCCGGATGGTCGAATCCGCAGAAGACGAGGTCCAGGTATCCGTCCCGGTCCAGGTCCGCGCAGCAGACCCCGTGGGCCCGCACGGTCGGCAGGCGCACGTCCGGTTCGCTCCCTAATCGCCCTTCATCGTTGTAGTACACGTAGGACCCCGGATCCTTGCGGACCGAGTTTTCGGAGGCGTTGGCCAGGATCAGGTCAGGCATCCCGTCGTCATTCAGGTCGCACCGGAGCGCTTCCACCGCACCCCACCCCGGCACTTCCTGGCGGTTTTCCGCCTTGAACCCATCGGGACCGCCGTAATAGACGAAGACGGGGATGTCGCCCCTCAGGTCCCGGCTGAACTGGTTGATGAAAACGGCCTGCGGCAGGGGATCGTCCGAGGCACGGGTCATGCGGACCAGCAGCACCCGCCGGGCGTCATGGGTCTCGAGGACGCGCGGTGGCGACAGCCCGTCCCGGCCCCAGCGGTACGCCAGGGATTCCGACGTATAGCTCTCCGGCGTGTGGGTCTGGCAGATCACGATTTCGGACCGGCCGTCCCCGTCCAGGTCCCCGACGGCCGCATCGCAGGCGTATCGGCTGGGGATCGCCGTGCGGTTCTGATCGCTGTACCCGCCCTCGTCCCCGTCGTGGTACAGCCACGAACACTCCTCCCCGCCGTGGCGGTCACGGCAGGCCACGACCAGGCCGCATCGTCCGTCGCCGGCCAGGTCGCCCGCGGCGGCTGCGAAGGCGTTCCGGCAGGAAAGCCGGACCGGCGTCCCGGCCGCCCGTCCCCCTTCGAAGGGAACGAGAAAGATCGCATCGGTCCGAGCGACGAATACATGGGGCGCACCCCGGATATGGAGCACGGAGACCAGCGGTACAGCGGGATCGACCTCCTCGGGATAACCATCGAGGCCCTGGTCCGCCTGGTCAGCCGGGTCCGCCTGGTCAGCCGGGTCCGCCTGGTCCGGTCTTTCGGGCGGGTCGGCAACGACGAAGACGTCGGATGATCGTTCCGGCACTATTCCGTCCGGACCGCCCCAGTATACCCGGACGCTTCCCCGGGCGGTCCGGATGACCAGGTCGGCGTACCCGTCGCCGTCCAGATCGCAGGACGCGGCCTGGTCCGCCTCGATTTCCAGGTCCCGGTAGCCTTTCGGTTCGAACCCCAGCGCCGTCTGGCGGAACAGCCGCAGCCTGCCGCCGGATACGAAGGCCAGGTCCGGCCTGCCGTCGCCGTCGAAATCACCCGCGGCCACCGAAGTGCAGCAAGGCGCGGGCAGGTACTGCACCCGCCGTTCGCCGAGTCCATCCGGGCCGCCGTAGTACAGGAACGCGTTGAGATCCCGCCGGATGCCGTTATAGAACATGCCGACGACCAGGTCGTCGTATCCATCCCCGTTCATGTCGGCGACGACACCCGTTCTCGCCCCGTCGGACGGCAGAAACCGGGGAGTGGTCCGACCGAGTACGTCATGATACAGGGTAACTGGAGGTTTTTCACCATGGTTCTGGCTGTTGCAGAAGACGAGGTCGACGTGGCCGTCGCGGTCCAGGTCGAACTGGTGAATGCGTTGCAGTATCCCCGCCCGCGACACATAGAGATTCTGGCCGCCATTGCCGAAGGTACCGCGTCGGAAGGCCTCGAAACCCCGGGTAATCCATGTCGATGAGACGGAAGGGGAAGGATGGGAGGACATGGCCATAACCTATGGCAGGGCGGACGGTTAAATCAACCCCTTTATGGCGCTCCTCAGTGATCGAACAGGTCCAGCGTCTCCGGAGATCCACCGTGGGTCTCCGCCGCCATGGCGTCGAGGATTCCGAGGATGTCTCGGGCCACGGGAGTCCGGCGGAATCTGTACACTTCGCCGGGCAGTCCCGACGAGGATTCGTCGTCCACGGCGAGATCGTCGGAAATCGCCAGTATCAGATTGGGCGGACCGTGGCGCCGGATCAGGTCCAGACGTGTCCGGACCGCCGCGGAACGCCAGTAACCGAGGAAATCCAGGTACACTTTCGTCCCTGCGGCCGGATGGGTGAAAACGTAGTCGGGAACCAGTACGCCCCGGCCTCCAAGGTCGATGATTTCCGATCCGGCCGTCATGCGCCAGACCGTTTTCAGCCGGCCGAACCGTTCTTCGAGCCAGGCCACCTCCTCGGGTATCCACTGGCCCGTGGATGGGCCGATGGGTTTGAGTCCCGTTTCGGGCGTCAGCCTGAACACGCCCTCGCGACGCCTGGCGCCCCAGGTAACGGTTGCTGCGATCGACCAGTTCCCGCAGTGCAGAACCGCGGGTAGAAACTGGGCGATCTGCAGTCCGTAGCGCTGGGAGGACTTGAAGAGTGCCATGGGACCGTCGATATGAATGTGGTAATTCCCCGGACCGGTCTGCCGGATCTCGTGGAGCAGCCGGAAGAACTTCAGTTTCCGGAAGAGGTCGCGGTAACGGGCCGGAGTCTCGCCCTCGACGTGCAGGTCGAGTTCCGCCGCCCGGAACAGGACGGCCTGGACCAGGGCGACGTTGTACCTGCCGAGGAGCCACTCCGGGGTACAGGATTTAAAAGACTCCAGCCGCTCGGCCGCCTTGAGATCGGCATAGAAGGCCTGGTCGACCTCCTTTGCTTCAATGCCGGCCGACTTCGCCGCCTTGGCCAGAACGGCCTCCCGGTCGATGCGGATCTGGTCCGTGTTCCGGTAAGCCGCCGCCGCCGACTCAAAGATCTTGCTTCGCAGTTCCACCGGGTCGACGGGCGAAGCGGCCGCGAAGGTGCAGCGATCCTTCAACAGCTTGCTCAGGCCGCGGTGGAACAGGAAATCCGTTCCCGCGCCCGTGATATCCGCGAGTTCTTCGTCGAGTTCCTGCCGGGAACCGCCTTCATGGCTTACGAAGGCACGGATCAGCGTTTCAGCCACGCCCAGGTGATCCCCGCTCGCTTCGTCGATGTAGGGAAGCTGGATCTGTCCCTTGCGGAACCGGACGCGGAGCAAGTCGCCGGTCAGCATGTCACGCCTCCCCAGGCGATGGCTTCCGGTAGGCACTGTGCTGCCTGCGCCGGGAACTCGCGTATTCCTCGCCCGTCTGCTCGGCTACCAGTTCGTAGAGCAATGCATGCTTTCCCTCGACACGGCGCAGGATCCGGCCGAGACGCTGCACGTGCTCCCTCACGCTGCCGGTGCCGGAAAGCACCACGGCGACGTTGGCTTCGGGGACGTCGACCCCTTCGTTCAGCACGCGGGACGTAACCAGGAAGGGATACCTGCCCGCGTTGAACGACGCCAGGATGTCCTGGCGCTCCTTTACCTTCGTCTGGTGCGTGATGGCGGGGACGAGGAACCGGCGCGAGATCCGGTATACCGTTTCGTTGTCGCTGGTGAAGATGAGCATGCGGTCGCGGCGGTGCTGGCGGATCAACCGTTCCAGGACGCGCAGCTTGGCCTGTGAACCCTGGGCGATGGTCTTCTGGTTCCGGTAGGCCGTGAATGCCCTCCGTCCCTCTTCGCTCCTCGACGTTGCCGCCAGGAACCGCACCCATCCACCGGGGCCGGACAGGGCGATCCGCTGGCTGTCCAGAAACGCCCGGTAGGTGTTTCTCGCCTCCTGGTACTCCGTCCGCTCTTCCGGCGAAAGTCGCACGCTGATCTTTATAGTCTCGTATCCGGAAAGGTATTCTCCGCTCAGCGAACGGATCTCCTGGCGGTAGACCGTATCGCCGATCGCATCCCGCAGGAGATGCTCCGCCCCGTCCTCCCGTTCGAGCGTGGCGGTCAGTCCCAGCCGGTAGGGCGCCAGCGACAGGTCCGCGGTCATCAGGTAGGAGGGTCCGGGCAGGTGGTGGCATTCGTCGAAGACCACGAGTCCGAACTGGTGGCCGAACCGCTCCATGTGCAGGTACGCGGAATCGTAGGTGGTCACGGAGACGGGCTCGATGTCGTAGTATCCCCCGCCGATGAGCCCGACTTCGGTGTCGAACTGGCTGGAAATCACGCCGTACCACTGCTGCATCAGGTCGATGGTCGGAACGACGACCAGCGTGCCGCGCTGGACGCGGGCCATGCACATGAGCGCGACGAAAGTCTTGCCCGCTCCCGTCGGCAATACGACAATGCCCCGTCCGCCCGCCTGCCACCAGGCGTCCACGGCCTCCTGCTGGTAGGGAAAAGGGGACCGGTCCGACTGGAAGGACAGGTCCAGTTTCCCGTAGGACCGGGCGTCGTCCTGATGGGGGATGTCCCGGTCGTTGAGCCGGGTGATGATCTCGCGGTAATGCCGCGCCGGAGCACGGTACAGCGCTACCCGCCGGTCGAACACGCAACCGGGCAGGGACAACGCGTCCACCTGGTCCCGGTCGCCGTGCACCAGGATGGTCCCGCGGTCGAATTCGAGTCTGAGCATGGGTTCGGGGCCTTGCACACACGCGGCGGCGCGTGGTGTGATCGTTCTGGACTATTCCCGTTCTTCGAACAACTCGTTCCGCCGGGTGGCGAGCACCTCCTTCAACGCGTCGATGAACCGATCGATATCCTCGTAACTGTCGTAGAAGTGCGTGGATATGCGGAAGACGGGCAGATGGCCGGCCCGCGTGCCGGCGATCTGTATGCGATACTCCTCCCACATGAGCTGTACGATCTTCTGGAGATCGCAGCCGTCGATGGTAAAGGAAGTAAGGAATCCGGACATATCGGGCCCGGGGGGCACGGTCATGCGGGCGTCTTCGATCTCTGTCGTGATCAGTTCGCGCAGGTACCGGGCCAGGTCGAGGCAATAGGGCCTGATCCGGTCTTCCCACCCGATGCCCTGTTGAAAATCGATGGCGGCGCCCAGTCCGGCGAAGTGCGTCGTATCGTGAGTCCCCGTCACGTCGAACCGGCGTGCGTGGGTCACAGGGAAGGTATTGTATCCCAGAATGGGCGCCGGCAGCGCGCTCAGATAGGGATCCGCGACATAGCATATGCCCGTTCCCTTGGGCGCCAGCAGCCACTTATGGGTACTGCTGGCGTAGAAGTCGCACCCCCAGGCTTCGATATCGACAGGCACCATGCCGACCGCGTGGGCGCCATCCACCACGGCCACGGCGCCGTGGCTGTGGGCCAGGGTGGTCAGTTCGTCAACGGGCGCCACAAGACCCGTAGTGCAGTAGACGTGGGAGAAGACCATGACCTGGGTACGCGGCGTGATATGGGCGGCGAAGGCTTCGACGATCTCCCCCGGCGAGTCGGGCGGCGTCGGCAGGGGGACCTTCCGGATCAGCACGTGCTGCGTCCTGGCCATGTGTTCCCACATGCGCTGGACGGAAGGATATTCCTGGTCGCTCATCAACACCTCTCCGCCGGGCTGCAGGGGCAACCCGCGGGCGGGGACGTTCATGCCCATCGTGGTGTTGAGTACCAGGGCCGTGTTTCTCGCGGAAGCCCCGGTGAAATCGGCGACTTTCTCGCGGGCCGACTCGACCAGGGTCCGCATGAGCCCGCCACCCTGGTTGCGCAGCGGGTTCTCCTCCACCTGCCGCAGCCAATCGATCACCTGCTCGATGACCGGTCTCGCCGATGGACCCACCGAGCCGCCCTGGAGAAAGGTCACACCGTCCTCGAGGTAGAACTGGCGCCGAATGTCCGCCCAGAATGCCCGCTCTTCATCGGTTATGGGTTTGTCGCGCGCAGCCATGGGCGCATGCCTCCTTTGACGGGATTTCGAGGTGTCGAGCATCGCTCGAATATCGACGGTCCTGCCCTGCATGAAATGTGGAGGAGACCGCCCCAATGTCAAGGGGATTAACGGCTTAACGGAAGTCGTATACCGTGCTCATATACCGTGGTGCGAGGGGGGCTTCCGATCTTGACAGCAGACCGGGGAAGCGTAAGTTATGAAGCCATGTCCCGTCCCAACGTCATATTCATCATGGCGGACCAGATGCGCGGCGACTGCATGAGCTGCGACGGCCATCCGGTGGTGGAGACGCCCAACCTGGATCACCTGGCCGCCCGGGGCGCGCGTTTTCCCCACGCCTACACCGCGATCCCATCCTGTATTCCCGCCCGTTCGACCGTGATGACCGGCATGGACCAGTGGCACACCGGCGTCCTCGGCATGGGACGCGGTCAGGGGCCCATCCCCAACGACTTCCCCCATACCCTGGCCGGCACGCTGGCGGATGCGGGATATGCCACCCACCTGGTCGGGAAGGGCCACTTCACGCCGCAGCGTGCCGACATGGGCTTCCAGTCGTCGGAACTGGACGAGTCCGGCCGGTTGATCTCCCAGGGCCTGCGAGACGAGTACCGGCAGTGGTTCGATCGGGAGAAGAAACGTGACATTACACCGGACGATCACGGGGTCAACTGGAACTCGTGGATCGGGCGTCCCTGGCATACGGAGGAATACCTCCATCCGACGGCCTGGACCATGAGCCGTGCGATCCATTACATCGCGCGGCGCGACCGCGCAAGACCCTTCTTCCTCAACGTCAGCTTCGCCCGGCCCCATTCGCCCTACGTGCCGCCCGGATGGTACTTCAACCTGTACCACGACCGGGAAACCCCACCGCCGTACATCGGCGACTGGGCGGACATGCACGACGTGCCCTTCGACGCCACGGACGTGAACGCATGGCACGGGAAGCAGTCGGCCGCACGCATCCATCGCGGCAGGTCCGGGTACTACGGGGAGATCTCCTTCATCGACACCCAGATCGGACGGCTCAAGAACTGGATGGAGCGGCACGAGCCGGAGGCCTGGTCCAACACCTGGATCGTCTTCACGTCCGACCACGGGGACATGGTGGGCGACCACCATCTCTGGCGCAAGACCTATGCCTACGAGGGGAGCGCGAGGATTCCGCTGATCGTCTGCCCGCCGGCTGCCTGGGACGAACAGGTCACGGCACCCGTTCCGTACGGCGTGGCCGAACTCCGCGACATCATGCCCACGATCCTGGACGCCGCCGGGTTGGACGTGCCGCCCACGGTGACGGGAAAAAGCCTGCTGCCGCTGGTCCGGGGCAACTCAGGTGGATGGAGAACTTACCTGCACGGCGAGCATTGCTGGTGCTACGCGCCCGAACAGGAGATGCAATACGTTACGGACGGCCACCGGAAGTTCATCTGGCTGCCGCGCATCGATCAGAAGCAGTTCTTCGACCTCTATAAGGACCCCGGCGAGTGCCGCAACCTGGTGAGCGACCCGGCCTATGAAAAAGAAATAGAAAAGTGGGAGGGGTATCTCGTGTCGGAGCTCGAGGCGCGAGACTGTGGATGGGTCGTGAACGGCCGGCTGCACTGCCCGGACGAACCGTTGGTCTCACCGTTCAAGGACGTCCGGTACCAGGGTTGAATCGTGGCGGAAGGAAGCATCAGGACGAATTGCAGGTCAGGAATGTCGATCATCCTTCTGCTCCGACCTGGCTTCGAGGAGCCCTTCGACGCGTGAAACCCGAGTGCCGAGATCGAACACTTTATCGCGCAGGTCGCGGATATCTGTCTTGAGATCGCGAAAGAAGTAAATAAAAACTCCGATTGTGATAACCTGGGGTATCCAGTCTGTCCAGCCTGGCATCTTGTCACCTCTCTTCCGTTGTTATTATGAAGTCTGGCGCTGACTGA
Encoded here:
- a CDS encoding phytanoyl-CoA dioxygenase family protein, whose translation is MSSNGAFIIDKNLGARLDESQADLTRVNADGKEVVPPTDEQKYLFDKDGWLLIPGVLSEAECAEMRAFCLQLHHDPESIPERERSALGGPLQSLTDHPRVVGFMNEFLAYPGLSNQICYGFRQESATLFYREAGDGEFGPHNGNGMLRLPGDSHLYHCIPGKANSALTRVVWELNPVEEGNGTLLVTGSHKSVFPTPSSIQSPDSPIWDTYTCPAGSLMFFTEALTHSGRPWVSEKYPRVAIFSCYNSVNSRWHNWDPDPELLASMPPLRQTLYRGVYAGNNLVGGVML
- a CDS encoding aldehyde dehydrogenase family protein, whose product is MKALLEKLNIEALNAGACTGMDGWIHGEGPILTSYNPTTGEPIAGVRQATPEVYDRVIEHARAAFDTWRALPAPKRGDMVRDLGNILRAYKEPLGELVSLEMGKIRVEGMGEVQEMIDICDFAVGLSRQLYGLTIASERPSHRMSEQWHPLGVIGIITAFNFPVAVWSWNASLASVCGDVTVWKPSGQTPLTAVATQHLCNRVMADHGVDGVFNLAIGRGSDVGNLILDDERIPLVSFTGSTATGRTVAARVASRFGRSILELGGNNAIVVTENADLELAVPGIVFGAVGTAGQRCTSTRRIIGHKSLTTTLINRLARAYAQVPMGDPIDDGTLMGPLVTVDAVDDMMQAIEQAKTEGGEVVTGGKHRPDLGPNFVEPTIIRMPAQSAIVKQETFAPILYILEYETLDEAIDLHNDVPQGLSSAIFTDSLREAERFLSATGSDCGIANVNIGTSGAEIGGAFGGEKETGGGRESGSDAWKAYMRRQTNTVNWSTDLPLAQGIEFDTVGSDGD
- a CDS encoding aminoglycoside 6-adenylyltransferase, yielding MSFGKRGPRVGGWINGEQGMRKASEVLDQIQRWAEADDQIRGLVLSSGRVDGNDQVDLLSDYDVIVYVTDPEPYKRDDIWLEAFGSVMTRSPTLPTQFDDGRIGRMVIYDDGVRIDWSVADVESMHDLNGEPEPYRVLLDKDRIVHNPILPYHSAYHVQRPSKDEYDELVADFWWDIIYVAKALWRDELYWAKHMNRKVHSPFLEKVIEWHIGMKNDWSVTTNKHGRWFKRYLDPGTWAEIESTYSGADLDQNWDALFNAIRLFRRLAVTVADGLDFDYPHETDRRVTAYMGKIRRLDRDAEDFV
- a CDS encoding VCBS repeat-containing protein, which translates into the protein MSSHPSPSVSSTWITRGFEAFRRGTFGNGGQNLYVSRAGILQRIHQFDLDRDGHVDLVFCNSQNHGEKPPVTLYHDVLGRTTPRFLPSDGARTGVVADMNGDGYDDLVVGMFYNGIRRDLNAFLYYGGPDGLGERRVQYLPAPCCTSVAAGDFDGDGRPDLAFVSGGRLRLFRQTALGFEPKGYRDLEIEADQAASCDLDGDGYADLVIRTARGSVRVYWGGPDGIVPERSSDVFVVADPPERPDQADPADQADPADQADQGLDGYPEEVDPAVPLVSVLHIRGAPHVFVARTDAIFLVPFEGGRAAGTPVRLSCRNAFAAAAGDLAGDGRCGLVVACRDRHGGEECSWLYHDGDEGGYSDQNRTAIPSRYACDAAVGDLDGDGRSEIVICQTHTPESYTSESLAYRWGRDGLSPPRVLETHDARRVLLVRMTRASDDPLPQAVFINQFSRDLRGDIPVFVYYGGPDGFKAENRQEVPGWGAVEALRCDLNDDGMPDLILANASENSVRKDPGSYVYYNDEGRLGSEPDVRLPTVRAHGVCCADLDRDGYLDLVFCGFDHPDIVIFYGGRDGFDAGRTERIRLEYEGVVYKDPRWIFLVDLDGDGWLDLVVPQIADDYSFILWGGPEGFSMDRCQALSVWHGACARAADLSGNGYPDLVIGGHEPSIGAPHDSFVHIYWNGPDGLREDRRTLLPSNAVNAMSIMDFNGDGLLDLFVCSYHDNRVRDIDSYIYWNRAGRGFSADDRTRLFTHSASGCVAADFDGDGRADLAIAYHKVEGDHVGHSAVWWNGPDGFDARRVTRLPTMGPHGMTAVQTGNLLDAGPEEYYVSAPHEISRGQAMTGIDWEAECGPGTWVRAQVRWADSEEALARSAWHGAGGAGTWYETPQPVRVADAGTWVQYRLALGAKNGGSTPRVTEVRLETG
- a CDS encoding DUF790 family protein, with protein sequence MLTGDLLRVRFRKGQIQLPYIDEASGDHLGVAETLIRAFVSHEGGSRQELDEELADITGAGTDFLFHRGLSKLLKDRCTFAAASPVDPVELRSKIFESAAAAYRNTDQIRIDREAVLAKAAKSAGIEAKEVDQAFYADLKAAERLESFKSCTPEWLLGRYNVALVQAVLFRAAELDLHVEGETPARYRDLFRKLKFFRLLHEIRQTGPGNYHIHIDGPMALFKSSQRYGLQIAQFLPAVLHCGNWSIAATVTWGARRREGVFRLTPETGLKPIGPSTGQWIPEEVAWLEERFGRLKTVWRMTAGSEIIDLGGRGVLVPDYVFTHPAAGTKVYLDFLGYWRSAAVRTRLDLIRRHGPPNLILAISDDLAVDDESSSGLPGEVYRFRRTPVARDILGILDAMAAETHGGSPETLDLFDH
- a CDS encoding DEAD/DEAH box helicase family protein, which gives rise to MLRLEFDRGTILVHGDRDQVDALSLPGCVFDRRVALYRAPARHYREIITRLNDRDIPHQDDARSYGKLDLSFQSDRSPFPYQQEAVDAWWQAGGRGIVVLPTGAGKTFVALMCMARVQRGTLVVVPTIDLMQQWYGVISSQFDTEVGLIGGGYYDIEPVSVTTYDSAYLHMERFGHQFGLVVFDECHHLPGPSYLMTADLSLAPYRLGLTATLEREDGAEHLLRDAIGDTVYRQEIRSLSGEYLSGYETIKISVRLSPEERTEYQEARNTYRAFLDSQRIALSGPGGWVRFLAATSRSEEGRRAFTAYRNQKTIAQGSQAKLRVLERLIRQHRRDRMLIFTSDNETVYRISRRFLVPAITHQTKVKERQDILASFNAGRYPFLVTSRVLNEGVDVPEANVAVVLSGTGSVREHVQRLGRILRRVEGKHALLYELVAEQTGEEYASSRRRQHSAYRKPSPGEA
- a CDS encoding aminotransferase class V-fold PLP-dependent enzyme, which produces MAARDKPITDEERAFWADIRRQFYLEDGVTFLQGGSVGPSARPVIEQVIDWLRQVEENPLRNQGGGLMRTLVESAREKVADFTGASARNTALVLNTTMGMNVPARGLPLQPGGEVLMSDQEYPSVQRMWEHMARTQHVLIRKVPLPTPPDSPGEIVEAFAAHITPRTQVMVFSHVYCTTGLVAPVDELTTLAHSHGAVAVVDGAHAVGMVPVDIEAWGCDFYASSTHKWLLAPKGTGICYVADPYLSALPAPILGYNTFPVTHARRFDVTGTHDTTHFAGLGAAIDFQQGIGWEDRIRPYCLDLARYLRELITTEIEDARMTVPPGPDMSGFLTSFTIDGCDLQKIVQLMWEEYRIQIAGTRAGHLPVFRISTHFYDSYEDIDRFIDALKEVLATRRNELFEERE